A genomic window from Halogeometricum borinquense DSM 11551 includes:
- a CDS encoding BtpA/SgcQ family protein, translating into MSEATFTLPDDAVVGMVHLHTLPGAPNYDAEAGLDAVRESALEDAAKLDAGGVDAVMIENFGDAPFYPDDVPKHTVASMTAVIDAVAREVDVPVGVNVLRNDAEAALSIAAATGASFVRVNVHAGSRVTDQGVVEGRAHETMRLRDQLDADVAVFADVGVKHSEPLGPETPLDVAVEEVVGRGLADGVVVSGSGTGAPTDDSDLETVAHAADEAGAPALVGSGVTAETVAETLEYADGVIVGTALKEGGETTAPVDESRVRAVVSAAHASQE; encoded by the coding sequence CGTCGTCGGAATGGTCCACCTCCACACACTCCCCGGTGCGCCGAACTACGACGCCGAGGCCGGACTCGATGCCGTGCGCGAGTCGGCACTCGAAGACGCCGCCAAACTCGACGCGGGCGGCGTCGATGCCGTGATGATCGAAAACTTCGGCGACGCCCCATTCTATCCCGACGACGTGCCGAAGCACACCGTCGCGTCTATGACTGCCGTCATCGATGCGGTCGCCCGCGAGGTTGACGTTCCCGTCGGCGTCAACGTCCTCCGAAACGATGCCGAGGCCGCCCTCTCTATCGCGGCGGCGACCGGTGCCTCGTTCGTCCGCGTGAACGTCCACGCAGGGTCACGCGTTACGGATCAAGGCGTCGTCGAAGGTCGCGCGCACGAGACGATGCGTCTGCGCGACCAACTCGATGCCGATGTGGCCGTCTTCGCTGACGTGGGTGTGAAACACTCCGAACCGCTCGGTCCCGAGACGCCGCTCGACGTTGCCGTTGAGGAAGTTGTTGGTCGCGGACTCGCTGATGGCGTCGTCGTCTCCGGCTCTGGAACCGGCGCACCGACCGACGATTCGGACCTCGAAACCGTCGCGCATGCGGCAGATGAAGCTGGCGCGCCTGCGCTCGTCGGAAGCGGCGTCACCGCTGAGACGGTCGCCGAGACACTCGAATACGCCGACGGCGTCATCGTCGGAACGGCGTTGAAAGAGGGTGGTGAGACGACGGCACCGGTCGATGAATCGCGCGTTCGAGCGGTTGTTTCGGCCGCTCACGCAAGTCAGGAGTAA
- a CDS encoding NAD(P)/FAD-dependent oxidoreductase — protein MRVLVLGAGYAGVTVARRLESCLPSDAELIVVDESDSHLVQHEVHRVIRRPGLAETIRVPLTELFDRAAVRVARVEGLDREARTVHLDGGETLDYDYAAVCLGAGTAYYGLPGVEAHSLPLKRVADATAIRESFLSATDEGDTVTAVVGGAGLSGVQTAGELAALADEEDVDANITVIEQLDDVAPNFPANFRAAVRDELEARGIDIRTSTAVERATSETVETETETFTSDTFVWAGGIAGQTAMNGDRPVVRSDLRLDDYTFVVGDAARIVDADGEPVPASASAALREARTVATNLAKLVRHDVHATNEFAPRMDPYRFDVPGWIVSVGDGAVAQLGPTVLTGSAAKAMKATVGAGHLGSVGAVQNAVELVESELGA, from the coding sequence ATGCGCGTGCTGGTACTCGGTGCGGGGTACGCCGGAGTGACGGTCGCCCGCCGACTCGAATCGTGTCTCCCGTCCGATGCGGAACTCATCGTTGTGGACGAATCCGACAGTCATCTCGTCCAACACGAAGTCCACCGCGTGATCCGCCGTCCGGGCCTCGCAGAGACGATTCGGGTCCCACTTACGGAGTTGTTCGACCGTGCGGCGGTTCGCGTCGCCCGCGTCGAGGGACTCGACCGAGAAGCGCGAACCGTCCATCTCGACGGCGGGGAGACGTTGGACTACGACTACGCCGCGGTCTGTCTCGGGGCCGGGACGGCCTACTACGGACTCCCGGGTGTCGAAGCACACTCCTTGCCTCTCAAGCGTGTCGCGGACGCGACGGCCATCCGCGAATCGTTCCTCTCGGCGACGGACGAAGGCGACACAGTCACCGCCGTCGTCGGTGGAGCGGGACTCTCGGGCGTCCAGACTGCGGGCGAACTGGCCGCCCTCGCCGACGAGGAAGATGTCGATGCCAACATTACCGTTATCGAGCAGTTAGACGATGTCGCGCCGAACTTCCCGGCGAACTTCCGCGCGGCGGTCCGCGACGAACTCGAAGCGCGCGGCATCGACATTCGGACCAGCACAGCGGTCGAGCGCGCCACCAGCGAGACAGTTGAGACGGAGACAGAGACATTCACTTCTGACACGTTCGTCTGGGCTGGCGGCATCGCCGGACAGACGGCGATGAACGGCGACCGACCGGTCGTACGGAGCGACCTTCGACTCGACGACTATACGTTCGTGGTCGGCGACGCCGCCCGCATCGTAGACGCCGACGGGGAACCAGTCCCTGCCTCCGCCTCCGCGGCACTCAGAGAGGCCCGGACGGTAGCGACGAATCTCGCCAAACTCGTCCGCCACGACGTGCACGCCACAAACGAGTTCGCCCCGCGGATGGACCCGTACCGCTTCGACGTTCCGGGTTGGATCGTGAGCGTCGGCGACGGGGCAGTCGCCCAACTCGGGCCGACGGTTCTCACCGGAAGCGCCGCGAAGGCGATGAAGGCAACCGTCGGTGCGGGACACCTCGGGTCGGTCGGAGCCGTGCAGAACGCCGTCGAGTTAGTCGAATCGGAATTAGGAGCGTAG
- the mvaD gene encoding phosphomevalonate decarboxylase MvaD, which produces MKATAKAHPIQGLVKYHGMRDEELRLPYHDSISVCTAPSHTKTTVEFQPDASEDTYVIGGEEVTGRGAERIDAVVEHVRSLADIDHAVRLESENSFPSNIGFGSSSSGFAAAAMALAEAAELGMSRPEISTIARRGSSSAARAVTGAFSHLYSGMNDEDCRSERIETELEDELRTVAAHVPAYKETEQAHKEAADSHMFQARMAHVHHQLDEMRDALHAADFDRAFELAEHDSLSLTATTMTGPAGWVYWQPKTIAVFNAVRELRDEEEIPVYFSTDTGASVYVNTTEAHVDRVEEAISACDVDTDVWGVGGPAEILDESEALF; this is translated from the coding sequence ATGAAGGCCACCGCGAAGGCACACCCGATTCAGGGATTGGTGAAGTATCACGGAATGCGCGACGAGGAGTTGCGGCTTCCGTACCACGATAGTATCAGCGTCTGTACCGCGCCGAGTCACACGAAGACTACCGTCGAGTTCCAGCCGGACGCGTCCGAGGACACGTACGTTATCGGCGGTGAGGAAGTGACGGGACGCGGCGCGGAACGAATCGATGCTGTCGTCGAACACGTCCGTTCGCTCGCGGACATCGACCACGCAGTGCGTCTCGAATCGGAGAACTCCTTCCCCTCGAACATCGGGTTCGGGTCCTCTTCTTCCGGGTTCGCCGCCGCCGCGATGGCGCTCGCCGAAGCGGCTGAGTTGGGAATGTCTCGCCCGGAGATTTCGACAATCGCCCGACGCGGGTCTTCTTCGGCCGCGCGCGCTGTCACCGGCGCGTTCTCGCATCTCTATTCCGGTATGAACGACGAAGACTGCCGCTCGGAACGAATCGAGACGGAACTCGAAGACGAACTGCGGACCGTCGCCGCGCACGTTCCTGCCTACAAGGAAACCGAACAGGCGCACAAGGAGGCCGCCGATAGCCACATGTTCCAAGCCCGGATGGCGCACGTCCACCACCAGTTAGACGAGATGCGCGACGCTCTCCACGCGGCCGACTTCGACCGCGCCTTCGAACTCGCAGAACACGACTCGCTGTCGTTGACGGCCACGACGATGACCGGTCCCGCCGGGTGGGTCTACTGGCAACCGAAGACCATCGCTGTGTTTAACGCCGTCCGCGAACTGCGAGACGAAGAAGAGATACCCGTTTATTTCTCCACCGACACGGGTGCAAGCGTCTACGTCAACACGACCGAAGCGCACGTTGACCGAGTAGAGGAAGCCATCTCCGCGTGCGACGTTGACACCGATGTGTGGGGCGTCGGCGGTCCCGCTGAGATTCTCGACGAGTCCGAAGCGCTGTTCTAA
- a CDS encoding SRPBCC family protein — MTRTGAAVERTSDGRRLVVTRELDAPADDAWDVLVETRTWPEWGPSVTAVRGPDRISAGVTGEVQIAGLGLWVPFEVTTFDADARRWTWTVARVPATGHRVEALGDCRCRVGFEIPLLASGYAPVCKRALSKIDRLVAR; from the coding sequence ATGACACGAACGGGGGCGGCGGTCGAACGAACATCGGACGGAAGGCGTCTCGTCGTCACGCGGGAACTGGACGCGCCCGCCGACGACGCGTGGGACGTACTGGTAGAGACGCGCACGTGGCCCGAGTGGGGTCCGTCAGTAACCGCTGTCCGCGGCCCCGACAGAATTTCCGCAGGCGTAACGGGCGAGGTTCAAATCGCGGGGCTCGGTCTCTGGGTGCCGTTCGAGGTGACAACGTTCGACGCCGACGCGCGGCGGTGGACGTGGACCGTCGCGCGCGTTCCGGCCACCGGCCACCGCGTCGAAGCACTCGGAGACTGCCGGTGTCGCGTCGGGTTCGAGATACCGCTGCTCGCCTCGGGGTACGCACCCGTCTGCAAACGCGCTCTCTCGAAGATCGACCGACTCGTAGCGCGGTGA
- a CDS encoding flavin reductase family protein — protein sequence MDGPPDAFGSPYRLLSGAVVPRPIAWVSTRAPDGTHNLAPYSFSNVATTDPPTLLFSSGGTGDDRKDSARNAIETGAFVYNVVTEDVAEAMNETSATLEPDGDEFEHAGVTPADSVVVDAPRVAEATVSFECRLADTLEVGASTVVLGEVVHAHVDESVLTDGKMDTRKLDAVGRLAGNEYARLTDRFSMERPP from the coding sequence GTGGATGGACCGCCGGACGCGTTCGGATCGCCGTACCGACTCCTTTCGGGGGCCGTCGTTCCACGACCGATCGCGTGGGTGAGTACCCGCGCGCCCGACGGGACGCACAATCTCGCACCGTACAGTTTCTCGAACGTAGCGACGACCGACCCGCCGACGCTGTTGTTCTCGTCGGGTGGAACTGGCGACGACAGGAAAGACAGTGCTCGAAACGCCATCGAGACGGGTGCGTTCGTCTACAACGTCGTTACCGAAGACGTGGCCGAAGCGATGAACGAGACGAGCGCGACGCTCGAACCCGACGGAGACGAGTTCGAACACGCGGGCGTGACACCCGCAGACTCCGTGGTTGTCGATGCGCCTCGCGTCGCGGAGGCGACGGTGTCGTTTGAGTGCCGCCTCGCAGACACGCTGGAAGTCGGCGCTTCGACCGTCGTTCTCGGTGAAGTCGTCCACGCGCACGTAGACGAATCAGTTCTCACCGACGGAAAGATGGACACGCGGAAACTCGATGCCGTCGGCCGACTGGCCGGAAACGAGTACGCGCGGCTGACCGACCGGTTCTCGATGGAACGGCCACCCTAG